The following coding sequences are from one Muntiacus reevesi chromosome 17, mMunRee1.1, whole genome shotgun sequence window:
- the GALNT12 gene encoding polypeptide N-acetylgalactosaminyltransferase 12, with product MLGRAARRRCPRGLRRGREALLALLALLALAGLGSVLRARRGAGAAEPRPQRSGRRDPVLPRPPVPEDALGAHGEAVRLQLQGEELRLQEESVRLHQINVYLSDRIPLHRRLPERWNPLCKEKKYNYDQLPTTSVVIAFYNEAWSTLLRTVYSVLETSPDTLLEEVILVDDYSDREHLKERLATELAGLPKVRLVRASKREGLVRARLLGASVAQGDVLTFLDCHCECHEGWLEPLLQRIREKESAVVCPVIDVIDWNTFEYLGNAGEPQIGGFDWRLVFTWHTVPEKERLRMRSPIDVIRSPTMAGGLFAVSKKYFEYLGSYDIGMEVWGGENLEFSFRIWQCGGTLEIHPCSHVGHVFPRQAPYSRNKALANSVRAAEVWMDEFKELYYHRNPQARLEPFGDVTERRQLRAKLGCKDFKWFLNTVYPELHVPEDRPGFFGMLRNKGLKGYCFDYNPPNEHEITGHQVILYGCHGMGQNQFFEYTSQNEIRYNTHQPEGCVAVEAGTDVLIMHLCENTTPEDQKFILQEDGSLFHVQSKKCVQAERKDVSDSFVPLLRGCTNSDHQKWFFQEHMV from the exons ATGTTGGGGCGTGCGGCGCGGAGACGCTGCCCCCGCGGGCTGCGGCGCGGCCGGGAGGCGCTGCTGGCACTGCTGGCGTTGCTGGCACTGGCCGGGCTGGGCTCGGTGCTGCGGGCGcggcgcggggccggggcggcCGAGCCCAGACCCCAGCGCTCCGGGCGGCGCGACCCGGTCCTGCCGCGGCCGCCGGTGCCCGAGGACGCCCTGGGCGCGCACGGCGAGGCAGTGCGGCTGCAGCTGCAGGGCGAGGAGCTGCGGCTGCAGGAGGAGAGCGTGCGGCTACACCAGATCAACGTCTACCTCAGCGACCGCATCCCGCTGCACCGCCGCCTGCCCGAGCGCTGGAACCCTCT GTGCAAAGAGAAGAAATACAATTATGATCAATTGCCCACGACATCTGTCGTCATAGCGTTTTACAATGAAGCCTGGTCAACTCTCCTTCGGACAGTGTACAGTGTCCTCGAGACCTCCCCAGACACCCTGCTGGAAGAAGTCATCCTTGTAGATGACTACAGTGATCGAG AGCATCTGAAGGAGCGCCTGGCCACGGAGCTGGCGGGGCTGCCCAAGGTCCGCCTCGTCCGCGCCAGCAAGAGGGAGGGCCTCGTGCGAGCTCGGCTGCTCGGGGCCTCCGTGGCCCAGGGCGACGTGCTGACCTTCCTGGACTGCCACTGCGAGTGCCACGAGGGCTGGCTGGAGCCGCTGCTGCAGAG GATCCGTGAGAAGGAGTCGGCAGTGGTGTGCCCTGTGATTGATGTGATTGACTGGAACACTTTCGAGTACCTGGGCAATGCTGGGGAGCCCCAGATCGGCGGTTTTGACTGGAGGCTGGTGTTCACGTGGCACACGGTCCCTGAAAAGGAGAGGCTCCGCATGCGGTCCCCCATCGATGTCATCAG ATCTCCAACGATGGCTGGTGGGCTGTTTGCTGTGAGTAAGAAATACTTTGAATACCTGGGGTCTTATGATATAGGAATGGAAGTTTGGGGTGGAGAAAACCTCGAATTCTCCTTTAGG ATCTGGCAGTGCGGGGGGACCCTGGAGATACACCCGTGTTCGCACGTTGGACACGTTTTCCCCAGGCAAGCTCCCTACTCCCGCAACAAGGCCCTGGCCAACAGTGTCCGCGCAGCTGAAGTGTGGATGGATGAATTTAAAGAGCTCTACTACCATCGCAATCCCCAGGCCCGCCTG GAGCCCTTTGGGGACGTGACAGAGAGGAGACAGCTCCGTGCAAAGCTTGGGTGTAAGGACTTCAAGTGGTTCCTGAATACCGTGTATCCAGAGCTGCACGTGCCCGAGGACAGGCCTGGCTTCTTTGGGATG CTCCGGAACAAAGGACTGAAAGGTTACTGCTTTGACTATAACCCTCCCAACGAGCACGAGATCACAGGACACCAGGTCATTCTGTACGGCTGTCATGGGATGGGTCAGAACCAG TTTTTCGAATACACATCCCAGAATGAAATACGCTACAACACCCACCAGCCAGAAGGCTGCGTGGCGGTGGAGGCAGGAACAGACGTCCTCATCATGCATCTGTGTGAGAACACCACCCCAGAGGACCAGAAGTTCATCCTTCAGGAG GATGGTTCTTTATTTCATGTACAGTCCAAGAAGTGTGTTCAGGCTGAGAGGAAGGACGTGAGTGACAGTTTTGTACCACTCTTACGAGGCTGCACCAACTCGGATCATCAGAAATGGTTCTTCCAGGAACACATGGTGTGA